The genome window AGCAAACTCAGCTGATGCAGGCGAGGATAATGGCCTTGCTCAGGTTGATTCAATTATTGTTGCAGTGACAGTTGATGAGAACAGCAGGATTACAAATTGTGCCATTGATTCAGCACAGACTCGAATAAATTTCTCAAAAGACGGGGAAATTCTTACCCCTCTAAATGAAGTATTTGTCGGTAAACAGGAATTGGGAGAAAACTATGGAATGGTAGTTGCTTCATCCATAGGAAAAGAATGGCATGAACAGGCCACTGCTCTTTCCAATTACGTGATTGGTAAGACAATTGAAGAAGTGAAAGGCATTTCCCTAAATGAAGAGGGCATACCTAATGAATCTGAATTAACCTCTTCAGTAACAATACATATTTCTGATTTTATTACAACAATTGAAAAAGCAGTTAATAAGGTTGAAAACCTTGGTGCAGCAGCAAATGATAAACTTGGAATTGGATTAATAACAACTATTGATATGTCAGAAGATGCCACTGCTGAAGCAGATGGAACTGCCCAGGCCTATTCGAACATAGCTGCGGTAACCTTTGATAATGAAGGGATTATTACAAGTTGTATAATTGATGCTGCTCAGTCAGATGTTAAGTTTAATCGGGAAGGAAAAATTACCAGTGACTTGTCAATTAACCCGGAAACTAAAAATGAAATGGGAGATTCCTATGGCATGAAAGTTGCTTCATCTATAGGAAAAGAATGGTATGAGCAGGCAGAAGCATTTGCAAATTACATAATAGGTAAAACTATTGAAGAAGTAAAAGGCATTTCTTTAGATGAAGAGGGAAGGTCATCTGAATCTGAATTAGCCTCTTCGGTAACCATTCATATAGGACCATTTATTGAGATAGTTGAAAAGGCATATAACTCAGCAAAATAAAAGTAAAATATTAATACATATTAGTTTCTTTTGAAGATAAAAATGAGAGGTGAGTTTTACAACTGCCTCTCATTTTGTATACACAATAAGATTCCAGGTTATTAAAGCATAGTTCACGACAAATTATTTCTATTTCACTTAAAAATTTTGGAAAAATCTTATGAATAAAAAATTTAATCGATATTTAAATAAAACCAGCACAAAAATTTATATAAAAATATTTTTGTCCGTTATCATCAGTATATTTATTTTTTGTGTTTCAGCCTGTGAGAAACCGGAGAAAAAAAGATATGAAGCCCAATTTCTTACTTTATTTGATACAGTGACACAGATTGTAGCCTATATGGATAGTAAAGAACAGTTTCAAGAGCATGTAAATCAGATCTATCAGGATTTAGAGGCATATCACCAGTTATATGATATATATAATTCATATGAGGATATTATTAATATAAAAATAATTAATGATAGTGCCGGAGAAGAGCTATCCGAGATTGACAGCCGAATTATAGACTTGCTTTTGTTTGCTAAAGATATCTATCAACAGACAAATGGAAAAGTAAATGTTGCCATGGGTTCTGTATTATCTATCTGGCATGAATATCGGGAAAGAGGAATACAGGATCCAAAAAATTCCGAATTGCCCCAAATGGATTTACTTGAAGAAGCAGCCAGGCACACAGATATAAATAAACTTGTTATTGATAAGGAAGTCTCTACAGTATTCATCAAGGACTCCGAGATGAGTCTTGATGTAGGTGCAATTGCCAAAGGATTTGCAGTAGAACAAGCCAGCCGGAATGCTATAAATAGAGGATTTACTTCCGGATTAATAAGTGTAGGTGGAAATGTAAAAATAATTGGCACTAAAGATTTTAACATGGAAGGAGAATCCTGGAATATTGGAATTCAGAACCCTGAATCACCTGGTGTTGAATCAAATTTACATATAGTCTATCTGTCAGATCAATCCCTGGTTACCAGCGGGAATTACATTCGATATTATACAGTGAATGGGAAAAAGTATCATCATATAATTGACCCCGAAACATTATATCCGGCAGATTATTTTATTGCCGTTACAATAATATGTGAAGATTCAGGTGAAGCCGATGCACTGGCTACTGCCATTTATAATATGCCTTTGGAAGAAGGATTGGCATTAATTGAAAATAAATCGGGAGTTGAAGCTTTTTGGATTCTACCAGATGGCGAGCAAAAATTTTCTACAGGTTTTCAGAAATTTTTAG of Atribacterota bacterium contains these proteins:
- a CDS encoding FAD:protein FMN transferase, which codes for MNKKFNRYLNKTSTKIYIKIFLSVIISIFIFCVSACEKPEKKRYEAQFLTLFDTVTQIVAYMDSKEQFQEHVNQIYQDLEAYHQLYDIYNSYEDIINIKIINDSAGEELSEIDSRIIDLLLFAKDIYQQTNGKVNVAMGSVLSIWHEYRERGIQDPKNSELPQMDLLEEAARHTDINKLVIDKEVSTVFIKDSEMSLDVGAIAKGFAVEQASRNAINRGFTSGLISVGGNVKIIGTKDFNMEGESWNIGIQNPESPGVESNLHIVYLSDQSLVTSGNYIRYYTVNGKKYHHIIDPETLYPADYFIAVTIICEDSGEADALATAIYNMPLEEGLALIENKSGVEAFWILPDGEQKFSTGFQKFLVE